In Kineococcus sp. NBC_00420, a single genomic region encodes these proteins:
- a CDS encoding GNAT family N-acetyltransferase: MEIPGPLVHTAHADAWAVSSGGRPGGAHAEFGGARTACSGTDFAQYNAADLDDPARTDPLAVAAWFAARATPWAWRLPASTPWPPGWPGGEPIVRQRLAGLWPASFRPVGVPAGTSVRTASAGQPGDLDAVVAIDVAAFGGPPGAAREWLGGLLANGRVEVAIAHLDGVPVASAHTVRSDGRAGPAVLLAGVAVLPAARRRGIAAGLSSWLLGRAFARGAALAHLQPDDDRAARVYARLGFTEVEALDVRTAG, from the coding sequence GTGGAGATCCCCGGACCGCTCGTGCACACCGCCCACGCCGACGCCTGGGCCGTGAGCTCCGGCGGCCGGCCCGGTGGCGCCCACGCCGAGTTCGGCGGGGCCCGGACCGCCTGCAGCGGAACGGACTTCGCCCAGTACAACGCGGCCGACCTGGACGACCCCGCCCGGACCGACCCCCTCGCCGTCGCGGCCTGGTTCGCGGCCCGCGCGACCCCGTGGGCCTGGCGGCTGCCGGCCTCGACGCCCTGGCCGCCCGGGTGGCCGGGCGGGGAACCGATCGTCCGTCAACGCCTCGCGGGCCTGTGGCCCGCGAGCTTCCGGCCGGTCGGCGTCCCGGCCGGGACCTCGGTGCGGACCGCGTCCGCGGGGCAGCCGGGGGACCTGGACGCCGTCGTGGCCATCGACGTCGCGGCCTTCGGCGGCCCGCCCGGGGCGGCCCGGGAGTGGCTCGGCGGGCTGCTCGCGAACGGGCGCGTCGAGGTCGCGATCGCCCACCTCGACGGGGTCCCCGTGGCGAGCGCCCACACCGTGCGCTCCGACGGCCGGGCCGGGCCGGCGGTGCTGCTGGCGGGGGTGGCCGTCCTCCCCGCGGCCCGGCGGCGGGGGATCGCGGCGGGGTTGTCGTCCTGGCTGCTCGGGCGCGCGTTCGCCCGGGGCGCCGCACTGGCCCACCTGCAACCCGACGACGACCGCGCCGCCCGGGTGTACGCGCGGCTGGGGTTCACCGAGGTCGAGGCGCTCGACGTCCGCACCGCCGGCTGA
- a CDS encoding NAD-dependent epimerase/dehydratase family protein produces MSRRLVVTGAGGALGARLVPRAVRAGWEVLALDTGRAVPESEGVEPCSVDVTDPVALAEAFAGAGGVVHLAARPSPLGHDPHDVLSLNVGGTLAVLLAAETAGVEHVCLASSVNATGAAFSAAPRYDWFPVEESHPSYSEDPYAISKFLGEQAADAFARRRRAAVLTSLRFHGLRERYGQDDPGREAERRKDLWGWVSFAAASAACLRALGRRRPGHVVANVVGARTVSPVPTAELAARFHPGVPWRSAPTGNSSFYATDVAARELGWDAADDDPVITAAERPRTA; encoded by the coding sequence GTGAGCAGACGGTTGGTGGTGACGGGCGCCGGCGGGGCGCTGGGTGCGCGGCTGGTCCCGCGCGCGGTCCGGGCCGGGTGGGAGGTCCTCGCCCTGGACACCGGACGAGCCGTGCCGGAGTCCGAGGGCGTCGAGCCCTGCTCCGTGGACGTCACCGACCCGGTCGCCCTGGCCGAGGCCTTCGCGGGGGCGGGTGGCGTAGTCCACCTCGCCGCCCGGCCGAGCCCGCTCGGGCACGACCCGCACGACGTCCTCTCGCTGAACGTCGGCGGCACGTTGGCGGTGCTGCTGGCCGCCGAGACCGCCGGGGTGGAGCATGTCTGCCTGGCCTCCAGCGTCAACGCCACCGGCGCCGCGTTCAGCGCCGCCCCCCGCTACGACTGGTTCCCGGTCGAGGAGTCCCACCCCAGCTACAGCGAGGACCCCTACGCGATCTCCAAGTTCCTCGGCGAGCAGGCGGCCGACGCCTTCGCCCGTCGCCGTCGCGCGGCGGTCCTCACCAGTCTCCGCTTCCACGGCCTGCGCGAGCGGTACGGGCAGGACGACCCGGGACGGGAGGCCGAGCGGCGCAAGGACCTCTGGGGCTGGGTGTCCTTCGCCGCGGCCTCCGCGGCGTGCCTGCGCGCGCTGGGACGCCGCCGGCCCGGGCACGTCGTGGCCAACGTCGTCGGCGCCCGCACCGTCAGCCCGGTCCCGACCGCCGAACTCGCGGCGCGGTTCCACCCGGGAGTTCCCTGGCGGTCCGCCCCGACGGGGAACTCGTCCTTCTACGCCACCGACGTCGCCGCCCGCGAGCTCGGCTGGGACGCCGCCGACGACGACCCGGTGATCACCGCCGCCGAACGACCACGGACCGCGTGA